gtctgcggcaggatacgtgtgtgtgagagtgtctgaggcagggtacgtgtgtgtgagagtgtctgtgacagggtacgcgtgtgtgagtgtctgcgataggatacgtgtgtgtgagagtgtctgtgacagggtacgtgtgtgtgagagtgtctgcggcagggtacgtgtgtgtgagagtgtctgcgacagggtacgtgtgtgtgatagtgtctgcggcagggtacgtgtgtgtgagagtgtctgcggcagggtacgtgtgtgtgagagtgtctgcggcaggatacgtgtgtgtgagagtgtctgaggcagggtacgtgtgtgtgagagtgtctgtggcagggtacgtctgtgtgagagtgtctgtggcaggatacgcgtgtgagagagtgtctggggcagggtacacgtgtctgagagtgtctgcggcagggtacgtgtgtgagagtgtctgtggcagggcacgtgtgtgtgagagtgtctgtggcagggtacgtgtgtgtgagagtgtctgtgacagggtacgcgtgtgtgagagtgtctgtggcagggtacgtgtgtgtgagagtttctgtgacagagtacgcgtgtgtgagagtgtctgtggcaggatacgtgtgtgtgagagtgtctgtgacagagtacgcgtgtgtgagagtgtctgcggcaggatacgtgtgtgtgagagtgtctgcggcagggtacgtgtgtgtgagagtgtctgcggcagggtacgtgtgtgtgagagtgtctgcggcagggtacgtgtgtgtgagagtgtctgcggcaggatacgtgtgtgtgagagtgtctgcggcaggatacgtgtgtgtgagagtgtccgtgacagagtacgtgtgtgtgagagtgtctgaggcagggtacgtgtgtgcgagagtgtctgtggtaggttacgcgtgtatgagagtgtctgtggtaggttacgcgtgtatgagagtgtctgcggcagggtacgtgtgtgtgagagtgtctgcggcagggtacgcgtgtgtgagagtgtctgtgacagagtacgtgtgtgtgagagtgtctgcggcaggatacgtgtctatgagagtgtctgcggcaggatatgtgtgtgagtgtctgtgacagtgtacgcgtgtgtgagagtgtctgtggcagggtacgtgtgtgtgagagtgtctgtggctaggtacgtgtgtgtgagagtgtctgtgactgggtatgtgtgtgtgagagtgtctgcggcaggatacgcgtctatgagagtgtctgcggcaggatatgtgtgtgagtgtctgtgacagtgtacgcgtgtgtgagagtgtctgtggcagggtacgtgtgtgtgagcctgtctgtggcagggtatgtttgtgttagtgtgtctgtggaagggtacgtgtgtgcgagagtgtctgcggcaggatacgtgtgtgcgagagtgtctgtggcagggtacgtatgtgtgagagtgtctgcggtaggatacgtgtgtgtcagagtgtctgcggcagggtacgtgtgtgtgagagtgtctgcggtaggatacgtgtgtgtgagagtgtctgtggcagggtacgcgtgtgtgagagtgtctgtggcaggctacgcgtgtgtgagagtgtctgtgacagggtacgcgtgtgtgagagtgtctgaggcagggtacgcgtgtgtgagagtgtctgtgacagggtatgcgtgtgtgagtgtctgcgataGGATactttgtgtgagagtgtctgtgacagggtacgtgtgtgtgagagtgtctgtggcaggatacgtgtgtgtgagagtgtctgtggcagggtacgtgtgtgtgagagtgtctgtgacagggtacgcgtgtgtgagagtgtctgcggcaggatacgtgtgtgtgagagtgtctgaggcagggtacgtgtgtgtgagagtgtctgtgacagggtacgcgtgtgtgagtgtctgcgataggatacgtgtgtgtgagagtgtctgtgacagggtacgtgtgtgtgagagtgtctgtggcagggtacgtgtgtgtgagagtgtctgtgacagggtacgtgtgtgtgatagtgtctgtggcagggtacgtgtgtgtgagagtgtctgcggcagggtacgtgtgtgtgagagtgtctgcggcaggatacgtgtgtgtgagagtgtctgaggcagggtacgtgtgtgtgagagtgtctgtggcagggtacgtctgtgtgagagtgtctgtggcaggatacgcgtgtgagagagtgtctggggcagggtacacgtgtctgagagtgtctgcggcagggtacgtgtgtgagagtgtctgtggcagggcacgtgtgtgtgagagtgtctgtggcagggtacgtgtgtgtgagagtttctgtgacagagtacgcgtgtgtgagagtgtctgtggcaggatacgtgtgtgtgagagtgtctgtgacagagtacgcgtgtgtgagagtgtctgcggcaggatacgtgtgtgtgagagtgtctgcggcagggtacgtgtgtgtgagagtgtctgcggcagggtacgtgtgtgtgagagtgtctgcggcagggtacgtgtgtgtgagagtgtctgcggcagggtacgtgtgtgtgagagtgtctgcggcaggatacgtgtgtgtgagagtgtctgaggcagggtacgtgtgtgcgagagtgtctgtggtaggttacgcgtgtatgagagtgtctgtggtaggttacgcgtgtatgagagtgtctgcggcagggtacgtgtgtgtgagagtgtctgcggcagggtacgtgtgtgtgagagtgtctgcggcagggtacgtgtgtgtgagagtgtctgcgacagagtacgtgtgtgtgagagtgtctgcggcaggatacgtgtctatgagagtgtctgcggcaggatatgtgtgtgagtgtctgtgacagtgtacgcgtgtgtgagagtgtctgtggcagggtacgtgtgtgtgagagtgtctgtggctaggtacgtgtgtgtgagagtgtctgtgactgggtatgtgtgtgtgagagtgtctgcggcaggatacgcgtctatgagagtgtctgcggcaggatatgtgtgtgagtgtctgtgacagtgtacgcgtgtgtgagagtgtctgtggcagggtacgtgtgtgtgagcctgtctgtggcagggtatgtgtgtgttagtgtgtctgtggaagggtacgtgtgtgcgagagtgtctgcggcaggatacgtgtgtgcgagagtgtctgtggcagggtacgtgtgtgtgagagtgtctgcggtaggatacgtgtgtgtgagagtgtctgcggcagggtacgtgtgtgtgagagtgtctgcggtaggatacgtgtgtgtgagagtgtctgtggcagggtacgcgtgtgtgagagtgtctgtggcaggctacgcgtgtgtgagagtgtctgtgacagggtacgcgtgtgtgagagtgtctgaggcagggtacgcgtgtgtgagagtgtctgtgacagggtatgcgtgtgtgagtgtctgcgataGGATactttgtgtgagagtgtctgtgacagggtacgtgtgtgtgagagtgtctgtggcaggatacgtgtgtgtgagagtgtctgtggcagggtacgtgtgtgtgagagtgtctgaggcagggtacgtgtgtgtgagagtgtctgaggcaggttacgtgtgtgtgagagtgtctgtggcaggatacgtgtgtgtgagagtgtctgtggcagggtacgtgtgtgtgagagtgtctgtgacagggtacgcgtgtgtgagtgtctgcgataggatacgtgtgtgtgagagtgtctgcgacagggtacgtgtgtgtgagagtgtctgcggcaggatatgtgtgtgtgagtgtctgcggcagggtacgtgtgtgtgagagtgtctgcggcaggatacgtgtgtgtgagagtgtctgaggcagggtacgtgtgtgtgagagtgtctgtgacagggtacgtgtgtgtgatagtgtctgtggcagggtacgtgtgtgtgagagtgtctgtggcaggatacgtgtgtgtgagagtgtctgtggcagggtacgtgtgtgtgagagtgtctgtgacagagtacgcgtgtgtgagagtgtctgcggcaggatacgtgtgtgtgagagtgtctgcggcagggtacgtgtgtgtgagagtgtctgcggtaggatacgtgtgtgtgagagtgtctgtggcagggtacgcgtgtgtgagagtgtctgtggcaggctacgcgtgtgtgagagtgtctgtggcaggctacgcgtgtgtgagagtgtctgtgacatggtacgcgtgtgtgagagtgtctgaggcagggtacgcgtgtgtgagagtgtctgtgacagggtatgcgtgtgtgagtgtctgcgataGGATactttgtgtgagagtgtctgtgacagggtacgtgtgtgtgagagtgtctgtggcaggatacgtgtgtgtgagagtgtctgtggcagggtacgtgtgtgtgagagtgtctgtgacagggtacgtgtgtgtgagagtgtctgtgacagggtacgtgtgtgtgagagtgtctgtggcagggtacgtgtgtgtgagcgtgtctgtggcagggtatgtgtgttagtgtgtctgtggaagggtacgtgtgtgcgagagtgtctgcggcaggatacgtgtgtgcaagagtgtctgtggcagggtacgtgtgtgtgagagtgtctgtgacagggtacgtgtgtgtgacagtgtctgtggcagggtacgtgtatgtgagagtgtctgaggcaggatacgtgtgtgtgagagtgtctgtggcagggtacgcgtgtgtgagagtgtctgtggcagggtacgcgtgtgtgagagtgtctgtgacagggtacgcgtgtgtgagagtgtctgcggcaggatacgtgtgtgtgagagtgtctgaggcagggtacgtgtgtgtgagagtgtctgtgacagggtacgcgtgtgtgagtgtctgcgataggatacgtgtgtgtgagagtgtctgtgacagggtacgtgtgtgtgagagtgtctgtggcagggtacgtgtgtgtgagagtgtctgcgacagggtacgtgtgtgtgagagtgtctgcgacagggtacgtgtgtgtgatagtgtctgcggcagggtacgtgtgtgtgagagtgtctgcggcagggtacgtgtgtgtgagagtgtctgcggcaggatacgtgtgtgtgagagtgtctgaggcagggtacgtgtgtgtgagagtgtctgtggcagggtacgtctgtgtgagagtgtctgtggcaggatacgcgtgtgagagagtgtctggggcagggtacacgtgtctgagagtgtctgcggcagggtacgtgtgtgagagtgtctgtggcagggcacgtgtgtgtgagagtgtctgtggcagggtacgtgtgtgtgagagtttctgtgacagagtacgcgtgtgtgagagtgtctgtggcaggatacgcgtgtgtgagagtgtctgtgacagagtacgcgtgtgtgagagtgtctgcggcaggatacgtgtgtgtgagagtgtctgcggcagggtacgtgtgtgtgagagtgtctgcggcagggtacgtgtgtgtaagagtgtctgcggcagggtacgtgtgtgtgagagtgtctgcggcaggatacgtgtgtgtgagagtgtccgtgacagagtacgtgtgtgtgagagtgtctgaggcagggtacgtgtgtgcgagagtgtctgtggtaggttacgcgtgtatgagagtgtctgtggtaggttacgcgtgtatgagagtgtctgcggcagggtacgtgtgtgtgagagtgtctgcggcagggtacgtgtgtgtgagagtgtctgtgacagagtacgtgtgtgtgagagtgtctgcggcaggatacgtgtctatgagagtgtctgcggcaggatatgtgtgtgagtgtctgtgacagtgttcgcgtgtgtgagagtgtctgtggcagggtacgtgtgtgtgagagtgtctgtggctaggtacgtgtgtgtgagagtgtctgtgactgggtatgtgtgtgtgagagtgtctgcggcaggatacgcgtctatgagagtgtctgcggcaggatatgtgtgtgagtgtctgtgacagtgtacgcgtgtgtgagagtgtctgtggcagggtacgtgtgtgtgagcctgtctgtggcagggtatgtgtgtgttagtgtgtctgtggaagggtacgtgtgtgcgagagtgtctgcggcaggatacgtgtgtgcgagagtgtctgtggcagggtacgtatgtgtgagagtgtctgcggtaggatacgtgtgtgtgagagtgtctgcggcagggtacgtgtgtgtgagagtgtctgcggtaggatac
The nucleotide sequence above comes from Brienomyrus brachyistius isolate T26 unplaced genomic scaffold, BBRACH_0.4 scaffold42, whole genome shotgun sequence. Encoded proteins:
- the LOC125722818 gene encoding keratin-associated protein 4-9-like — protein: MAVSVTVYACVRVSVAGYVCVSLSVAGYVCVSVSVEGYVCARVSAAGYVCARVSVAGYVCVRVSAVGYVCVRVSAAGYVCVRVSAVGYVCVRVSVAGYACVRVSVAGYACVRVSVTGYACVRVSEAGYACVRVSVTGYACVSVCDRILCVRVSVTGYVCVRVSVAGYVCVRVSVAGYVCVRVSEAGYVCVRVSEAGYVCVRVSVAGYACERVSGAGYTCLRVSAAGYVCESVCGRARVCESVCGRVRVCESFCDRVRVCESVCGRIRVCESVCDRVRVCESVCGRIRVCESVCGRVRVCESVCGRVRVCKSVCGRVRVCESVCGRIRVCESVRDRVRVCESV